From one Rhodamnia argentea isolate NSW1041297 chromosome 1, ASM2092103v1, whole genome shotgun sequence genomic stretch:
- the LOC115726360 gene encoding laccase-14-like, with amino-acid sequence MTTMAVRATEVSISAIFVGLLLLLSASVVNGEVHYRDFVLTEKNYTRLCSTKSMLVVNDSFPGPTVYVRKGDTLYVNVYNQGSYGITIHWHGVNQPRNPWFDGAEYVTQCNILPGTNFTYQVLFSEEEGSLWWHAHSEWARYSVHGVIVIHPVDGTSYPFPRPDGEKVIVLASWYTEDVYATIAERLAEGADLLVSEAYTINGEPGDFCECSNETTHRWTIDYGKTYLLRLLNADMNAELFFAIADHNVTVVGSDAAYLKPFSSEFVLISPGQTIDVLLTANQPPGQYYIASRQYYSNMFKYSGYDHTNATAILEYSGNYTSPSTPFFPSGLPPYTDYKAATSFVQSMRNLVNPADVPMDVTTRMFITVSLNQFMLKINDTTDEAYPSASVNNISWYNPWTDVLQAYYRNISGFYTTDFPDDPPTFFNFTQHDLPLNTTAEPERGTKVKVLEYNEEVEIVFQNTDVMNSSENHPMHLHGHSFYVLGTGFGIYNNETDPLTFNLVDPPYQNTASVPKDGWLAIRFRANNPGVWLWHCHLDKHLTWGMNAVFIVKNGGTEDTSIRDPPAYMPPCRPDSRLRLDEFSGSGEKLYLTSM; translated from the exons ATGACGACAATGGCGGTCCGTGCAACTGAGGTTTCGATCTCTGCCATTTTCGTGGGGCTTCTGCTTCTTCTCTCTGCAAGCGTCGTGAATGGCGAGGTTCATTACCGTGATTTCGTG CTGACGGAGAAAAACTACACGAGGCTGTGCAGTACGAAGAGCATGTTGGTCGTTAACGACAGCTTTCCGGGACCGACCGTTTATGTCAGGAAAGGCGACACTTTGTACGTGAACGTCTATAACCAAGGTAGCTACGGCATCACCATCCActg GCACGGAGTGAACCAGCCGAGAAATCCGTGGTTCGACGGGGCCGAGTACGTGACACAATGCAATATTTTGCCGGGGACGAATTTCACGTACCAAGTCTTGTTCTCGGAAGAGGAGGGGTCGCTGTGGTGGCATGCTCACAGCGAGTGGGCGAGATATAGTGTTCATGGGGTCATCGTCATCCATCCCGTCGACGGAACGTCCTACCCATTCCCGCGACCCGATGGCGAGAAAGTGATCGTACTCG CATCTTGGTACACGGAGGACGTTTACGCGACCAtcgccgagaggctcgccgaagGAGCGGATTTACTGGTGTCGGAGGCTTACACCATCAACGGTGAACCTGGAGACTTCTGCGAATGCTCCAATG AAACAACACACAGGTGGACGATCGATTATGGCAAAACCTATCTCCTCCGCCTACTCAATGCCGACATGAATGCGGAGCTCTTCTTTGCAATTGCGGACCACAATGTCACCGTCGTCGGCTCTGACGCGGCGTACCTCAAGCCTTTCTCCTCGGAATTCGTCTTGATTAGTCCCGGACAAACCATAGACGTCCTGCTCACGGCAAATCAGCCTCCGGGTCAGTATTACATCGCCTCTAGGCAATACTACAGCAACATGTTCAAATACAGCGGGTACGATCACACCAACGCGACAGCGATTCTAGAGTACAGTGGAAACTACACTTCCCCGTCGACTCCCTTTTTCCCGTCCGGTCTTCCGCCGTACACGGACTACAAAGCAGCGACGAGCTTCGTGCAAAGTATGCGGAACTTAGTCAATCCCGCTGATGTTCCGATGGATGTAACCACTCGCATGTTCATCACCGTGTCGCTCAACCAATTCATGCTCAAAATCAATGATACGACTGACGAAGCTTACCCATCTGCTAGCGTAAACAACATCAGTTGGTATAATCCTTGGACCGACGTACTACAAGCATATTACAG GAACATCAGCGGCTTCTACACGACGGATTTTCCCGATGATCCGCCGACTTTCTTCAACTTCACCCAGCATGACTTGCCTCTCAACACCACGGCTGAACCGGAGAGAGGGACGAAGGTGAAGGTGCTCGAGTACAACGAGGAGGTGGAGATAGTGTTTCAGAACACCGACGTGATGAACTCGTCCGAGAACCATCCGATGCATCTCCATGGCCATAGCTTTTATGTGCTCGGCACAGGGTTCGGCATCTATAACAACGAGACCGACCCTCTAACGTTCAATCTGGTCGATCCGCcttatcaaaacaccgcttcagtGCCGAAGGACGGATGGCTTGCCATTAGGTTTAGGGCGAACAATCCAG GAGTGTGGCTATGGCACTGTCACTTGGATAAACACCTCACTTGGGGCATGAACGCCGTGTTCATCGTGAAAAACGGCGGCACCGAGGACACCAGCATCCGCGATCCCCCGGCCTATATGCCCCCATGCCGTCCCGACTCCAGACTCCGGCTCGACGAGTTCTCTGGTTCGGGTGAGAAGTTGTACTTGACTTCGATGTGA